The stretch of DNA TGAATCTTGGCGACGGCCTCTTGGATCTGTTCGTACAAATGCAGCATAGGGCGAGGGTGTCGTTAACCGTACTGTGGAGTTGGTAGGTGCGCTAATGACGAAGCCCGAATGACGAATGACGAACGCAGGCGACAGGCTTCGTCATTCGTCACTCGTCATTCGGGCTTCGTCATTCCTGTTCAGTAAGAGTCGCCGGAGGCGCCTTTGGCGATCGCTTCGGTGGCGCTGGTGCCGAGGCGCGTGGCGCCGGCTTCGACCATGCGAAGCGCGTCTTCGTAGCTGCGGATGCCGCCGGACGCTTTGACTTGCACGGCGGGGCTGCACGTGGCGCGCATCAGCGTGATGTCTTCAACCGTCGCGCCGGTCGAGACCAGGGCGCCCGCGGCGTCTTTGACAAAGCCGAATCCGGTCGAAGTCTTCACGAACGCGGCGCCGGCGGCTTCGCTTAACTCGCAGAGCTTCCGCTTGTGCTCGTCGGACGGCATCAGGCCGGTCTCGAAGATCACCTTAGTGATCGCGCCATTTTGCTTGGCGGCGGCAGCGACCGAGGCGATGTCGTCGCCGACGTAGCCCCAGTCGCCCTCCAACGCGCGGCCGATGTTGACGACCATGTCGACTTCTTTCGCCCCCTGCTCGCACGCGCGGAGAGTCTCGGCGACCTTCGCGGCGCGGCTCGCGCCGCCGTGGGGGAAGCCGATCACGGTGCTGGGCAGCACGTTGGAGCCGGCGAGCAGCTCCGTCGTCAGCGCGACGTACGAAGGCTTCACGCAAACGCTGGCGATCCCCAGCCGGACGGCCATCTCGCACGCGCTGCGGACATCGGCGGATGTCTGCGTCGGGTGCAGGACGGCGTGGTCAATCAGCGATACGACGTTGGTCATGGCCGGATGATAAATAGAACCGGCGACAAAGAATAGGACGCGGATTTACGTGGATTGACGGGATTGGCGAGGATGGAAAAAGAGAAGGGCTTTCGTCGTCATCCGCGTCAATCCATTAAACCCCGTTAGATCCGTGTCCCATTCTTCAAGGAGCGGCGGGCACTACTTCGGAGGGAGGGCGAGATCGACCACGATCGGGAAGTGGTCCGAGGTGTCGAGGCCGACGACATGGCTGATGAAGACGCGCCGGACGTGCGGGGCGAGCTCCTTCGGCAGCAGCACGTGGTCGATCATCGTGTAGACGTCGTCTCCGTCGGCGGCGCCGTTCTCGTTCCAATCCCAGTGCGATGTGTAGCGGTCCGTCTTGCGGGGGATCCATTGGGCCGCGTTTACCAGTTCGTCGCCGGGCTTCTTCGTGTCGTAGTCCTTGATCCGTTTGATGACGTCCGTCTTGGTGTCGCGGGTGTCGTCGCGGTCGGGGACGTCGGGGTCGTAGTCGTTGAGGTCGCCCAGCACGATAGGCAGGTAGCCACGGGGGACGATCTCGCCGCGGATCGCTCGACCGACGAGCTCGGCCTCGGCGCCACGCTTGCCGTTGGAGTAGGCGTCGTCGGGATTCGACTTCAGGTGCAGGCCGAAGAAGCCGAGCTTCCAGCCGTTCACCGTCGCGAAGTACATCGAGTTACGGGAGAGGGACGTGCCGCCGTTGCGTTTCTCGCCGCGCTCGGTGAACGAGAACGCCTGGCTCCAGGTCGGGTCCCCCTTCGGCGAGTAGATCGTACGGATCTCCTCGCCATCAATCTCGTCGAGCGGGAATCGCGAGATCACGCCGACATCCATACCGCTGAAGCCATCGTTCGATTCGACGTGGTAGCCGCGGTAATCCTTCATCCCTTTCTCGTGAAGGATATCGACGACTTGGTCGACGGCCTCACGGCTAGTGACCTCGACGAAATTTAGCACATCGGGCGAGAGGGTCTCGATCACGTCGGCGACGCGCTCGAGGTGACCCTTGCGCGCGAAGTCGAAGCGAAACTTCTGCAACTGCCCCGCGCGGACGCCGGGAGCGGTGAGGATCTCGGCGTTGAAGGTGACGATGCGGAGAGGGGTGGTGTCGTCGGCGAGGCCCGGCGAAACAAAGACGATCAGGGTGAGAATCAAGTAGCGGATCATAGAGCGAGCTATTCGTTCGAAGTATCGCCTGCGGCGCGGGTGAAGAGCGTTACGAACAGCTCGTTGTTGAGGTCTTCGCCATGGAAGTGGACCGAACCGTCGCCGTACAGGAAGTTTGCGCCGCCAGGGTGGAAGGCGTAGATCTCGTCCCAGTTGCTGCAGTTCATCACCGTCGTGGCGCCACATGACGATGAGAAGCCCCAGACGAAGTACGAGTCGGGGTCCGCCCAACCACCACCGCCGCCGCCATTGGTTCTTGAGATCACAGGAGTGACCAAGTCGCGGGCTCCATTGACGAAGTGCAACGGGCGGCCGGCGTCTTCGAAGAGCATGAACGTCTTCGAAAGTCCATCCGTGACTTTTCGTAGACTCGTTGGTCTGTCTTGGAGCAGCCCCGGCAACTCTTCGATCCCGCGCGAGTTCACTAAATTGGCGTCGACATTTTCGCAGAATGCATCCTGAAGGATGTCTACACAGACCGCGTAGTCACTGGTGGCTTCCCCGATGTACACGTCCAGGTTGCCCACAACCTTTTGAAATCCGGCCCGCTCACTAGCGCTTGGCGCCGATGGACAAATCAACTCACCGATGGGGGTGGTGCACGCCTTCAAATTGCCCGTGCCTTGGGCGTATCCGGTGCTGTCGAACCAATGCCGGTTGAAGTCGATTTCGTCGTAGATCGCCTGCTGCTCGAAGTAGGGGAGAATGAACGAGATGAGATTGTGCTGACGCTTACGATTCGGGCAAATCAGTGGTCCGCCGATCGAGGCGTTGTCGCAGTCGCCGACTTCCTCCCTACCGCAATCCAATCCGTCAACCCTTACTCGACCGGTCGTCGGCACGTAGTTGGGCGTGTAGGCGAGTGGCAGTTCTTTTTGACTCGACTCGTAATTTAGGATCGCCAACCCCAGCTGCTTGAATTGATTGGTGCACTGGATTCGCCGGGCTGCCTCGCGCGCCGACTGCACCGCAGGCAGCAATAGCGCCACCAGAATGCCGATGATGGCGATCACTACTAGGAGTTCGACCAGAGTAAATCCGGTGCGGCGGTTCATCGCGGATTGCATAAGGAGCGGTCCCTGCATCGGGAATGGAGGTCTTGAACGCCTGTGCTTATTGTCGCCTGTTGCGAGAGCGGGCGTTGTCGCCCGTCAGAACTCGACCCTCTAGAGTGCGAATGGGGGGATCTCGGTCGCACCCTCTTCAACCGTCGCGGTAAGGCCGCTTGTGTCGGGCTTGCTATATTTTGAATCAATCGGCGGACGCCGACCCCATTCCGCTTGATCAGGTTTACGCGGGTCGGGCTTGGCCGTGCGGATCATCACTTGGTAATCCCCGGCGGGGGCGCCGTCGCTATCGACGAAGGTCTTCATCGAGAATCGCCCGTCCATGCCCGTAATGCCAAAGGGGCGTTCCTTCTGGAAGGACTCGCTGCCGCCAACCGGGACGAGCATGACCTTGGCGCCCGGGTAGGGCTTGCCGCCAACCGTGACGGTCCCTGTCGCAGGATAGGTCTTGATCTTCCCATCGCCGCAGCCCGTGAGGGCGGAGGCGAGCGCGGCAAGCGCGAGGCAAGTGACAGAACGGCAAACAGCTGGGCGGCGATCAAACACGGGGGGCGGGGGCTCGGCGTGTGGACGTCGCGGATGGGGGGAAGGCGGGGCCCCCGGTCGGCGGGGGACACACCCGAGGGTCCGGGCATCATAGCCGTGTGCTAGCCCCGCCGTCCAACATGTCGCTACGGTTTTTCCACAACCAGGTCGGGCCTTTTGGCAAACCAGGAGGCCTTCTCAGCAAACCTGCGGGATCTCAGTACCGGAAGTGCTTAATCTCCTCGCCCTGATCGTCGATGTCCGTCAGGGCGTCGATCCCTAGCTCGAGATGCGTGACGGCCCAGTCGCGGCTGACGGCGGCGTCGCTGGCGGTGGTTTTGACCCCCTCGGGGGTCGTCGGGACGTCCGACACCAGCAGCAACGCCCCGCGGGCGATCTGGTTGGCGTGGCCGACAATGAACAGGGTGGCCGTCTCCATGTCGATCCCGATCGGCGTGTACGACTGGAGCCGCTGGCGGAACTTCTCGTCGTGCTCCCAGACGCGGCGGTTGGTCGTGTAGACGACGCCGGTGCGGTAGTCGAGGCCGCGCTCGACGAGCTTCTGCGAGACGTACTTGTGGAGCTTGAACGAGGGCAGGGCCGGCACCAGGGGGTCCATGTAGTCGTCCGAGGTTCCTTCGCCCCGGATGGCGCCGATCGGCAAGATGAAGTGCCCGATCTCGGTCGAGTGCTTGAGCCCGCCGCATTTCCCCAGGAAGAGCACCCCCTTTGGCCGGTGGGCCGTCAGCAGGTCCATAACGGTGGCGGCGTTGGGCGACCCAATCCCGAAGTTGATGATCGTCAGCCCGTCGCTATTGGTGGCGGCCTGCATCGGGCGGTCCTCGCCGCGGACCTCGCAGCTGAACCGGTCGGCGAAGCGGCGGACGTAATCGCGGAAGTTGGTCAGCAGGACGTAGTCGCCGAACTCCGAGAGGGGCATGCCCGTGTAGCGGGTGAGCCAGTCGCGGGCGATTTTCTCCTTGGTGATCAGCTGATCGCTGCCGGTCGGCAAGACGGGGTCCATGGGGCGTGGTCCACAGCACAGTGATGGCGGCCTGTTTTGCGCAAACTACGGCGTCGGGCGGCCTTACCGCAATCCCGACCGCAAAACCCCGGTGTTTTTCACGATCGGTCGTGTCTTTGAACCGCGCCCGTCAGGAAGCGGAATTCCCCATTCCGACTCCGCTACCTAACGGGCGCGGCTCAAACGGTCCTCGAGCGAAAACACCGGGGATTCAGCGGCGCCAATCGCTGGGCCCCGGGGTTTAGTACCTTAGAGACGGTCAGCCCCGCGTCGCGGCTGCCGAGACGTTACCCGTGCCCCGACTTTTCTGGAGAATGACGACGACCATGGACGTTTCACGAGTTTTGACCCGTTTTGCGCCGGCTGCGGCGCTGGTGTTTGCCCTGGCGACCGCCGCGACGGCCCAGCCGCCGGGCGGGTTTGGCGGTGGGCGGGGTGGTTTCGGCGGTCCTGGTGGCGGCCCCGGCGGCGGCATCGGGATGCTCCTCCGTTCTGACGAGGTCCGGGCTGAGCTCGAACTCGTCGACGACCAAGTCGAGAAACTGCAAGCGATCGAAGAGGAGATGCGCGACAAGATCCGTGAGGAAATGGGCGGTCGGCGCGGCGGCGGGCGGCCTGATTTCGAGGCCATGCGGGCCACTTTCGACGAGATGCGGAAGGAAGTGGAGACCAAGCTCGGTGAAGTCCTCACCACCCAGCAGATGGACCGCCTCCGCCAGATCGAGACCCAGCAGCAGATCAATAACGGCGGCGCCCGCTCGCTGATGAACGGCCCGCTGGCCGACAAGCTCGGCCTGACCGACGAGCAGAAGCAGCAGATGCGTGAGAAAGCTCGGGAGGTTGAGGCCGCCATGCGGGAAAAGATGGCCGCTGCCCGTGCCGAGGCCCGCGAAGAGCTGCTGACAGTCCTCACCAGCGAGCAGCGGGCGACGCTGGAGGAGATGACCGGCACGCCTTTCAACATGAGCGAGCAGCCACAGTTCGGCGGCCGCGGCGGCTTCGATCGCGGAGATCGGGGTGGCCGTCGTGGCGACCGCGAAGGCGGGCGGGGCCGGGGAGGACGTGGTGGCGGACGTCCCGCGCCTGCCGATGAGCCGGAGCTTTGATCCGGCGCCGACGGCGATTTTCAACGGAATCGCCTAAATATTCTGGCCAATCAACGGCTTTGTGAAGACGAATACCAGCGCCGGGCGGCTCTCATTTGCCGCCCGGCGTCTGGTCATTGATAATCAGGGGCTCTTCGACCCCCATTTACCTGCGGAAAGACAAGCGTGGACTCGGTCGCCGTCCTGCTGAAACACAACGTCCTCTCTCAAGAGCGGGCCGACGAGCTCCGTGCGCTCAACGGAGAGGCCGGCGGTAAGCCGCTCCATGAGGTCGCCGTGCAGCGGGGCTACGCCGCCGAGGAGGATGTCTTGACCGCCCTGGGGTCGGAGATCGGCGCCGAGCTGATCGACCTCAACCACTGCCAGCCCGACCTATCGCTGCTCGACGCGTTCCCACAGCGGCTGATGCACCGCCACGGGATGTTCCCCGTCAGCCGCCAAAATGGCACGCTTTCGATCGCCACGAGCGACCCGCTCGACTTCGAGGCGCTCGACGAAATCGGCGCCATCACGGGTCTCTCGATCGAGCCGCTCCTGGCGACCCGCCGGCAGATCGCCGAACGGCTGAAGGCCCACCTAGGCGTCGGCAGCGAGACGGTCGAAGGCTTGGTAG from Botrimarina mediterranea encodes:
- the deoC gene encoding deoxyribose-phosphate aldolase encodes the protein MTNVVSLIDHAVLHPTQTSADVRSACEMAVRLGIASVCVKPSYVALTTELLAGSNVLPSTVIGFPHGGASRAAKVAETLRACEQGAKEVDMVVNIGRALEGDWGYVGDDIASVAAAAKQNGAITKVIFETGLMPSDEHKRKLCELSEAAGAAFVKTSTGFGFVKDAAGALVSTGATVEDITLMRATCSPAVQVKASGGIRSYEDALRMVEAGATRLGTSATEAIAKGASGDSY
- a CDS encoding endonuclease/exonuclease/phosphatase family protein encodes the protein MIRYLILTLIVFVSPGLADDTTPLRIVTFNAEILTAPGVRAGQLQKFRFDFARKGHLERVADVIETLSPDVLNFVEVTSREAVDQVVDILHEKGMKDYRGYHVESNDGFSGMDVGVISRFPLDEIDGEEIRTIYSPKGDPTWSQAFSFTERGEKRNGGTSLSRNSMYFATVNGWKLGFFGLHLKSNPDDAYSNGKRGAEAELVGRAIRGEIVPRGYLPIVLGDLNDYDPDVPDRDDTRDTKTDVIKRIKDYDTKKPGDELVNAAQWIPRKTDRYTSHWDWNENGAADGDDVYTMIDHVLLPKELAPHVRRVFISHVVGLDTSDHFPIVVDLALPPK
- a CDS encoding DUF1559 family PulG-like putative transporter encodes the protein MNRRTGFTLVELLVVIAIIGILVALLLPAVQSAREAARRIQCTNQFKQLGLAILNYESSQKELPLAYTPNYVPTTGRVRVDGLDCGREEVGDCDNASIGGPLICPNRKRQHNLISFILPYFEQQAIYDEIDFNRHWFDSTGYAQGTGNLKACTTPIGELICPSAPSASERAGFQKVVGNLDVYIGEATSDYAVCVDILQDAFCENVDANLVNSRGIEELPGLLQDRPTSLRKVTDGLSKTFMLFEDAGRPLHFVNGARDLVTPVISRTNGGGGGGWADPDSYFVWGFSSSCGATTVMNCSNWDEIYAFHPGGANFLYGDGSVHFHGEDLNNELFVTLFTRAAGDTSNE
- a CDS encoding DUF4198 domain-containing protein, whose product is MFDRRPAVCRSVTCLALAALASALTGCGDGKIKTYPATGTVTVGGKPYPGAKVMLVPVGGSESFQKERPFGITGMDGRFSMKTFVDSDGAPAGDYQVMIRTAKPDPRKPDQAEWGRRPPIDSKYSKPDTSGLTATVEEGATEIPPFAL
- a CDS encoding AMP nucleosidase: MDPVLPTGSDQLITKEKIARDWLTRYTGMPLSEFGDYVLLTNFRDYVRRFADRFSCEVRGEDRPMQAATNSDGLTIINFGIGSPNAATVMDLLTAHRPKGVLFLGKCGGLKHSTEIGHFILPIGAIRGEGTSDDYMDPLVPALPSFKLHKYVSQKLVERGLDYRTGVVYTTNRRVWEHDEKFRQRLQSYTPIGIDMETATLFIVGHANQIARGALLLVSDVPTTPEGVKTTASDAAVSRDWAVTHLELGIDALTDIDDQGEEIKHFRY